The following are encoded in a window of Bacillus xiapuensis genomic DNA:
- the pgsA gene encoding CDP-diacylglycerol--glycerol-3-phosphate 3-phosphatidyltransferase, which yields MNLPNKITVSRILMIPIFIIIMVADFSWGEIRFLGTAMPTNHFVGALIFIIASTTDWIDGHFARKYNLVTNLGKFLDPLADKLLVSAALIVLVELGAAPSWIVIIIISREFAVTGLRLILAGEGEVVAANMLGKIKTWTQIIAVSALLLHNAPFESLSVPFAEYALWVATFFTIWSGWDYFYLNRRVFKNSK from the coding sequence GTGAATTTACCGAATAAGATTACTGTATCACGGATATTAATGATTCCCATTTTTATCATCATTATGGTGGCTGACTTCAGCTGGGGAGAGATCCGCTTCCTTGGAACGGCTATGCCAACAAACCATTTTGTAGGTGCGCTGATTTTTATCATAGCCTCGACCACTGACTGGATTGATGGCCACTTTGCGAGAAAATACAATCTTGTTACAAATCTGGGGAAGTTTTTGGACCCGCTTGCGGATAAGCTGCTGGTTTCAGCTGCGTTAATCGTTCTAGTTGAACTGGGCGCTGCTCCGTCTTGGATTGTGATTATAATCATTAGCCGTGAGTTTGCAGTAACGGGCTTGCGACTTATTCTTGCTGGTGAAGGAGAAGTAGTCGCAGCCAATATGCTGGGAAAGATAAAAACATGGACGCAGATTATTGCCGTTTCAGCGCTGCTGCTTCATAACGCACCGTTTGAGAGCCTGTCAGTTCCATTCGCTGAATATGCATTATGGGTGGCTACTTTCTTCACTATTTGGTCCGGCTGGGATTATTTTTATCTCAACCGCCGTGTTTTTAAAAATTCAAAATAA
- a CDS encoding competence/damage-inducible protein A, which translates to MNAEIIAVGSELLLGQITNTNAQFLSQHLAELGINVHHHSVVGDNMDRLIHVVQEAEKRAHLLIFTGGLGPTKDDLTKEAIAAHIGRELVYHEEALRSMEKYFMKTKRIMTENNKKQALVMKGATVLPNDHGMAPGMFLQAGNHHYMLLPGPPREMQPMFIQYGKTALAGLLEKVEKIDSRVLRFFGIGEAALEMAVEDLLVNQKNPTIAPLAGDGEVTLRITAKHESEEEARRMIQEAEDEILRRVGHYFYGYDNTTIAAELADLLKRKHVTIAAAESLTGGLFQSELAAAPGISSVFKGGVVCYTKEIKQQLVRVKAATIAEHGTVSEACAIELAENIRALLDADIGISFTGVAGPDPLEGKETGTVWIGIAQRKGSAKAFRLHLSGSRSGIRKRSVKYGCHYLLQTLNIE; encoded by the coding sequence ATGAATGCTGAAATCATAGCTGTAGGCTCAGAATTATTATTAGGGCAAATTACGAATACCAATGCTCAATTTCTTTCGCAGCATTTGGCCGAATTGGGAATTAATGTCCATCACCATAGTGTTGTAGGAGATAATATGGACCGTTTAATCCATGTCGTTCAAGAAGCTGAAAAACGAGCTCATCTATTAATTTTCACCGGGGGATTGGGCCCGACAAAGGATGATTTAACAAAGGAAGCGATCGCTGCTCACATCGGCAGGGAATTAGTGTACCACGAAGAGGCGCTGAGGAGCATGGAAAAGTATTTTATGAAAACGAAGCGGATCATGACGGAAAATAATAAAAAGCAAGCGCTCGTTATGAAGGGGGCAACCGTGCTGCCTAATGATCACGGCATGGCGCCGGGCATGTTTTTGCAAGCTGGGAACCATCACTATATGCTTTTGCCCGGACCGCCCAGGGAAATGCAGCCGATGTTTATTCAATACGGCAAAACAGCGCTTGCCGGTCTTCTTGAAAAAGTGGAAAAAATCGATTCGAGAGTGCTAAGGTTTTTTGGCATTGGAGAAGCTGCTTTAGAAATGGCAGTAGAGGATCTGTTAGTGAACCAAAAAAATCCGACCATCGCCCCTTTAGCGGGGGATGGGGAAGTCACTCTGCGCATCACAGCGAAGCATGAGTCTGAAGAAGAAGCGCGCCGGATGATCCAAGAAGCAGAGGATGAGATATTGCGCAGAGTAGGCCATTATTTCTATGGTTATGACAATACAACGATTGCCGCAGAACTGGCGGATCTGCTTAAAAGGAAGCACGTGACGATTGCTGCGGCGGAAAGCTTGACAGGAGGGCTTTTTCAAAGCGAGTTGGCAGCCGCACCTGGAATCAGCTCCGTATTTAAAGGCGGCGTCGTTTGTTATACAAAGGAAATCAAACAGCAGCTTGTCCGAGTCAAAGCGGCCACTATCGCTGAGCATGGAACGGTAAGTGAAGCATGTGCCATCGAGCTGGCAGAAAATATTCGTGCACTGCTGGATGCGGATATCGGCATCAGCTTTACGGGTGTGGCAGGACCGGATCCGCTTGAAGGGAAGGAGACCGGAACGGTCTGGATCGGAATAGCTCAGCGGAAGGGTTCGGCTAAAGCCTTCCGGCTCCATTTGTCTGGAAGCCGCTCGGGAATCCGCAAACGTTCTGTCAAATACGGCTGCCACTATTTGCTTCAGACACTGAACATAGAGTAG
- a CDS encoding O-acetylhomoserine aminocarboxypropyltransferase/cysteine synthase family protein, with product MPKEQWGPETVLLHGGQVPDPLTGARAVPVYETTSYVFKDTQHASDLFGLKQTGNIYSRIMNPTVDVLEKRVALLEEGAAAVAFSSGMAAIAFSILNIAHAGDEIVAAANLYGGTYNLFANTLPKYGIEVKFVDSTNPENFRRAITSKTKALYGEIIGNPSLNVLDVEKVANIAHEFGVPLIVDNTFATPYVCKPLAWGADIVVHSATKWIGGHGTVIGGVAVDGGTFDWSSGRFPGFTEPDASYHGLKYAEIEGPAFAVKLRVQMLKDFGPSMSAHSAFLLLQGMETLHLRIQRHHENTTKIIEYLQNHPGVEWVSHPSLPDHPSHKLAAKYLQNSSGSIVVFGIKGGREAGKKLIDHITLWSHVANVGDGKSLIIHPASTTHQQLSPEELVQSGVREELIRLSVGLESPKDLIADLNQAIEKATGAATEV from the coding sequence ATGCCGAAAGAGCAGTGGGGTCCAGAAACGGTATTGCTTCATGGCGGTCAAGTGCCAGATCCATTGACAGGCGCTAGAGCCGTGCCGGTTTATGAAACGACATCTTATGTATTTAAAGATACGCAGCATGCAAGCGATTTATTTGGCTTGAAACAAACGGGAAACATCTATTCTCGCATTATGAATCCGACGGTTGACGTTTTGGAGAAGCGTGTGGCATTGCTTGAAGAGGGAGCGGCGGCTGTCGCTTTTTCATCAGGGATGGCTGCGATCGCTTTTTCTATTTTGAATATTGCCCATGCCGGCGATGAAATTGTTGCAGCGGCCAACTTATATGGGGGGACCTATAATTTATTCGCTAACACGCTTCCTAAATACGGAATAGAGGTCAAGTTTGTTGATTCCACGAATCCGGAAAACTTCCGCCGGGCCATTACCTCGAAAACGAAAGCGCTTTATGGAGAAATCATTGGAAACCCTTCACTGAATGTTTTGGATGTTGAGAAAGTGGCGAATATCGCTCACGAATTTGGGGTTCCTCTTATTGTGGACAATACCTTTGCCACCCCTTACGTCTGCAAGCCGCTTGCTTGGGGAGCTGATATTGTGGTTCATTCCGCAACGAAATGGATCGGCGGCCACGGCACAGTGATTGGCGGGGTGGCCGTTGATGGCGGCACCTTTGATTGGAGCAGCGGAAGATTCCCGGGATTTACGGAACCTGATGCTTCATATCACGGCTTGAAATATGCCGAGATTGAAGGTCCGGCCTTTGCTGTCAAACTGCGCGTGCAGATGCTGAAAGATTTCGGTCCATCGATGAGTGCGCACAGTGCCTTTTTATTGCTGCAGGGCATGGAAACATTGCATCTTCGTATTCAGCGCCATCATGAGAATACAACGAAGATTATTGAATATTTACAGAATCACCCCGGCGTTGAATGGGTGTCTCATCCGAGCTTGCCCGATCATCCGTCACACAAGCTTGCTGCAAAATATTTGCAGAACAGCAGCGGTTCCATTGTCGTTTTTGGCATTAAAGGCGGACGGGAAGCGGGCAAGAAATTAATTGATCACATAACATTATGGTCACATGTGGCCAATGTGGGGGATGGAAAGTCGCTGATCATCCATCCAGCTTCTACGACACATCAGCAATTAAGTCCGGAAGAACTGGTTCAGTCCGGGGTAAGAGAAGAATTAATTCGCTTATCGGTCGGGCTGGAATCGCCAAAAGATTTGATAGCCGATTTAAACCAAGCGATCGAGAAGGCTACCGGCGCGGCAACCGAGGTGTAA
- the recA gene encoding recombinase RecA, which yields MNDRQAALDMALKQIEKQFGKGSIMKLGEQTDRKISTVPSGSLALDAALGVGGYPRGRIIEIYGPESSGKTTVALHAIAEVQASGGQAAFIDAEHALDPVYAQKLGVNIDELLLSQPDTGEQALEIAEALVRSGAIDILVIDSVAALVPKAEIEGEMGDSHVGLQARLMSQALRKLSGAINKSKTIAIFINQIREKVGIMFGNPETTPGGRALKFYSSVRLEVRRAEALKQGNEMVGNKTKIKVVKNKVAPPFRVAEVDIMYGEGISREGEIIDLASNEDIIQKSGAWYSYNDERLGQGRENAKQFLKENPDIRYEIMMKIRQHYGLDQEMAEPSEEDVPEELNLLEE from the coding sequence GTGAACGATCGTCAAGCAGCATTAGATATGGCCTTAAAACAAATTGAAAAGCAATTTGGCAAAGGCTCTATTATGAAATTAGGTGAACAGACCGACCGGAAAATTTCCACCGTACCAAGCGGCTCCCTTGCTCTCGATGCTGCTTTAGGAGTGGGCGGTTATCCGCGCGGGCGGATCATTGAAATATACGGACCGGAAAGTTCGGGTAAAACAACGGTGGCTTTGCATGCCATTGCAGAAGTGCAGGCCAGCGGCGGCCAAGCGGCTTTCATCGATGCGGAACATGCTCTCGATCCAGTGTACGCTCAGAAGCTTGGCGTCAATATCGATGAATTGCTTCTTTCCCAGCCGGATACAGGGGAGCAAGCCCTTGAAATTGCGGAAGCTTTGGTGCGCAGCGGAGCGATTGATATTCTCGTGATTGACTCCGTGGCTGCTCTTGTGCCGAAAGCCGAGATTGAAGGGGAAATGGGCGATTCTCATGTCGGCTTGCAGGCGCGCTTAATGTCGCAAGCGCTTCGCAAGCTTTCAGGAGCGATTAACAAGTCCAAAACAATCGCTATTTTCATTAATCAGATTCGGGAAAAAGTCGGCATCATGTTTGGAAATCCCGAGACAACTCCGGGCGGCCGGGCGCTGAAGTTCTACAGCTCTGTCCGTTTGGAAGTCCGCCGTGCCGAGGCTCTGAAGCAGGGCAATGAAATGGTCGGAAACAAGACGAAAATTAAAGTCGTCAAGAACAAAGTGGCGCCTCCTTTCCGCGTAGCAGAAGTGGATATTATGTACGGGGAAGGAATTTCCCGGGAAGGCGAGATTATCGACTTGGCTTCAAACGAGGATATTATTCAAAAGAGCGGCGCTTGGTATTCCTACAATGATGAGCGTTTAGGCCAAGGGCGTGAAAACGCGAAGCAATTCTTAAAAGAGAATCCGGATATTCGCTATGAAATTATGATGAAAATCCGTCAGCATTACGGTCTGGATCAAGAGATGGCAGAGCCGTCAGAAGAGGATGTGCCTGAAGAGCTCAATTTATTGGAAGAATAA
- the rny gene encoding ribonuclease Y, whose protein sequence is MEPITIISILLGLIVGVVVGYFVRKSIAESKIAGAKSAAEQIIDDAKREAEALKKEALLEAKDEIHKLRTETELELRERRNELQKQENRLLQKEENLDRKDEVLDKRESQLERKEEALTERQQHIEEMDSKVEEMVKAQQSELERISSLTREEARAIIIERVEKELAHDIAVMTKEQESRAKEEADKKAKNILSLAIQRCAADHVAETTVSVVNLPNDEMKGRIIGREGRNIRTLETLTGIDLIIDDTPEAVILSGFDPIRRETARIALEKLVQDGRIHPARIEEMVDKARREVDEYIREVGEQTTFEVGVHGLHPDLIKILGRLKFRTSYGQNVLKHSMEVAYLTGLLAAELGEDETLARRAGLLHDIGKAIDHEVEGSHVEIGVELATKYKEHPVVINSIASHHGDTEPTSIIAVLVAAADALSAARPGARSETLENYIRRLEKLEEISESYDGVEKSFAIQAGREIRIMVRPEQIDDLQAHRLARDIRKRIEGELDYPGHIKVTVIRETRAVEYAK, encoded by the coding sequence ATGGAACCCATTACAATCATCTCCATTTTGCTTGGCCTAATCGTCGGTGTCGTTGTTGGCTATTTTGTTAGGAAGTCCATTGCTGAGTCGAAGATTGCCGGAGCGAAAAGCGCGGCGGAACAAATTATAGATGACGCCAAGCGTGAAGCGGAAGCGCTTAAGAAAGAAGCTCTGCTTGAAGCAAAGGATGAAATTCATAAACTTCGTACAGAAACTGAGTTAGAACTTCGTGAACGAAGAAACGAATTGCAAAAACAAGAGAATCGTTTGCTACAGAAAGAAGAGAACCTTGATCGGAAAGATGAAGTGCTCGATAAACGCGAGTCTCAGCTGGAAAGAAAAGAGGAAGCTCTTACTGAGAGACAACAACATATTGAAGAGATGGACAGCAAAGTGGAAGAGATGGTGAAGGCGCAGCAATCTGAGTTGGAACGAATTTCAAGTCTTACGCGTGAGGAAGCACGCGCTATTATTATAGAGCGTGTGGAGAAGGAATTGGCGCATGATATCGCCGTCATGACAAAAGAGCAAGAAAGCCGTGCGAAAGAAGAAGCTGATAAAAAAGCGAAAAACATTCTCTCACTGGCGATTCAGCGCTGTGCGGCAGACCATGTAGCGGAAACGACTGTTTCAGTCGTTAACTTGCCAAATGACGAGATGAAGGGCCGGATCATCGGCCGCGAGGGACGGAACATCCGCACACTGGAAACACTTACAGGTATTGATTTAATTATTGATGATACACCAGAGGCGGTCATTCTTTCTGGATTTGACCCAATTCGTCGCGAGACAGCCAGAATTGCGCTTGAGAAGCTTGTCCAAGATGGACGCATTCATCCGGCACGCATTGAAGAAATGGTGGATAAAGCAAGAAGAGAAGTGGATGAATACATCCGTGAAGTGGGCGAACAAACGACATTTGAAGTCGGTGTTCACGGTCTCCACCCTGATTTGATTAAGATTCTTGGACGATTGAAATTCCGTACAAGCTATGGTCAGAATGTATTAAAGCATTCGATGGAAGTAGCCTATCTTACAGGGTTGCTTGCAGCTGAGCTTGGTGAAGATGAAACGCTCGCTCGCCGCGCCGGACTTCTCCATGATATCGGAAAAGCGATTGATCATGAAGTGGAAGGCAGTCATGTCGAAATCGGCGTAGAATTGGCAACGAAGTATAAAGAGCATCCAGTCGTGATTAACAGTATTGCATCGCATCATGGCGATACGGAGCCAACTTCAATTATTGCGGTTCTTGTAGCAGCGGCTGACGCCTTGTCTGCAGCCAGACCAGGCGCGCGCAGCGAGACGCTTGAAAATTATATTCGCCGCCTTGAAAAGCTTGAAGAAATTTCCGAGTCGTATGATGGCGTGGAAAAATCATTTGCGATTCAGGCTGGACGTGAAATTCGGATCATGGTAAGACCTGAACAGATTGATGATCTTCAAGCTCATCGGCTGGCGCGGGATATCCGCAAGCGTATTGAAGGGGAACTGGATTACCCAGGCCATATTAAAGTGACAGTTATAAGAGAAACGCGAGCTGTGGAATATGCGAAGTAA
- a CDS encoding TIGR00282 family metallophosphoesterase: protein MKILFVGDVVGSPGRGMIHDYLPMLKQKYRPECTIVNGENAAAGRGITEKIYKQFLQDGADAVTLGNHSWDNKEIFEFIDSAQRLVRPANFPEGTPGKGLVYVKQGGVETAVINVQGRTFMPALDCPFQKLENLVKEARQRTPIIFVDVHAEATSEKQAIGWFLDGKVSAVIGTHTHVQTADNRILPKGTAYLTDVGMTGPYDGVLGMEKTAVLKKFLTSLPVRFEVPKSGRSQLSGCVIELDRKTGLAQSIDRILINGDHPFIAE from the coding sequence ATGAAAATTTTATTTGTAGGCGATGTAGTCGGTTCACCGGGACGCGGCATGATTCACGACTATTTACCGATGTTAAAGCAAAAATACCGTCCAGAATGTACGATTGTAAATGGAGAAAACGCTGCCGCGGGACGGGGCATTACTGAAAAGATTTATAAACAGTTTTTACAAGACGGGGCTGATGCGGTCACATTAGGCAATCATTCATGGGACAACAAAGAGATCTTCGAATTTATTGACAGTGCACAAAGGCTTGTTCGCCCTGCAAATTTTCCGGAAGGAACACCGGGCAAAGGACTGGTGTATGTGAAGCAGGGTGGGGTGGAAACGGCTGTAATTAACGTGCAGGGACGGACGTTTATGCCGGCATTAGACTGCCCCTTCCAAAAATTGGAGAATCTGGTGAAAGAAGCGCGCCAAAGAACGCCTATTATATTTGTGGATGTTCATGCAGAAGCGACCAGTGAAAAGCAAGCGATTGGCTGGTTTCTAGATGGCAAGGTATCAGCGGTGATTGGCACGCATACACATGTACAAACGGCTGATAACCGGATTTTGCCGAAGGGAACAGCGTACTTAACAGATGTCGGGATGACCGGACCGTATGATGGTGTCCTCGGAATGGAAAAAACAGCTGTGCTCAAAAAGTTTTTGACGAGCCTGCCCGTTCGCTTTGAAGTGCCAAAAAGCGGCCGGTCGCAGTTGAGCGGCTGCGTAATAGAGCTTGACCGCAAAACAGGTCTCGCTCAATCCATTGATCGGATTTTAATTAACGGGGATCACCCGTTTATCGCTGAATAG
- the spoVS gene encoding stage V sporulation protein SpoVS, translating into MEILKVSAKSNPNSVAGALAGVLRERGAAEIQAIGAGALNQAVKAVAIARGFVAPSGVDLICIPAFTDILIEGEERTAIKLIVEPR; encoded by the coding sequence ATGGAAATATTAAAAGTTTCAGCAAAATCTAATCCTAATTCTGTAGCTGGTGCACTTGCCGGTGTTCTGCGTGAAAGAGGAGCGGCAGAAATCCAAGCAATTGGCGCCGGGGCGCTTAATCAAGCGGTGAAAGCCGTTGCCATTGCCAGAGGATTTGTGGCTCCGAGCGGGGTGGATTTAATTTGCATCCCGGCCTTCACAGACATATTGATTGAAGGAGAAGAAAGAACAGCAATCAAATTGATTGTCGAGCCTCGCTGA
- a CDS encoding dipeptidase codes for MIFDAHCDVLYRLQNEDGRQFEDEHSLHVTYSQLKKAGSRVQGFAIFLSPLLPPSERFRAALEQVNIFYEKIIKPHADIKLVTSKKELLRLNKNEIGAMLTLEGCEAIEEDPLKLNILYQLGVRSVGLTWNRANALADGVMEPRGAGLTAFGKKIVKKLNEWRMWTDVSHLSERAFWDVIERADYPIASHSNCYRLCPHARNLTDEQIKALISKGGVIGLTFVPFFVKKAGSVSPSDVLKHVEHLCELGGEYHLGFGSDFDGIDETIPGLNSYRNYEQWGELLSKHYSAKQTARFLFYNFANRFPN; via the coding sequence ATGATTTTTGATGCGCATTGCGATGTGCTCTATCGGCTGCAAAATGAAGACGGACGGCAATTTGAGGATGAACATTCTCTGCATGTAACGTATTCTCAGTTGAAAAAAGCAGGCAGCAGGGTGCAGGGCTTCGCCATCTTCTTATCGCCGTTATTGCCTCCGTCCGAGCGGTTTAGGGCGGCCCTTGAACAAGTAAATATCTTTTATGAGAAAATTATTAAGCCACATGCGGATATCAAACTGGTGACATCGAAGAAAGAGCTTCTCCGGCTGAATAAGAATGAAATAGGGGCGATGCTGACATTAGAGGGATGCGAAGCGATTGAAGAGGACCCGCTCAAACTGAATATTCTTTATCAGCTCGGTGTCCGGTCAGTTGGGTTAACATGGAATCGCGCTAATGCGCTCGCTGATGGAGTGATGGAACCGAGGGGGGCGGGACTCACCGCATTCGGCAAAAAGATCGTAAAAAAATTAAATGAATGGAGAATGTGGACCGATGTATCCCATCTATCTGAGAGGGCTTTTTGGGATGTGATCGAGCGGGCGGATTATCCGATAGCCAGTCATTCAAACTGCTACCGCCTTTGTCCGCACGCGCGCAATTTGACAGATGAGCAAATAAAAGCGCTCATCAGCAAAGGCGGTGTCATTGGTTTAACCTTTGTGCCGTTTTTTGTGAAGAAAGCAGGCAGCGTATCGCCGAGCGATGTATTAAAGCATGTAGAGCATCTGTGTGAGCTTGGCGGCGAATACCATCTCGGGTTCGGTTCTGATTTTGACGGGATCGATGAAACGATTCCGGGACTGAATTCTTACAGAAATTATGAGCAATGGGGAGAACTTCTTTCTAAACATTATTCGGCCAAGCAAACAGCCCGATTTTTATTTTATAATTTTGCGAATCGATTTCCAAATTAA
- a CDS encoding 2-oxoacid:acceptor oxidoreductase subunit alpha has product MIEQLSWKVGGQQGEGIESTGEIFSMALNRLGYFLYGYRHFSSRIKGGHTNNKIRVSTTPVRAVADDLDILVAFDQETIDVNYKELQDGGIMIADAKFDPVKPEDSSADFYAVPFTEIATELGTSLMKNMVAVGATCAIIDLDPQAFTSVVQEIFGRKGATVVQKNMEAVHRGYQYMMKELGDNVGAMKLRKADGKQRMFMIGNDAIALGALAGGARLMAAYPITPASEIMEYLIKKLPEVGGTVIQTEDEIAAATMAIGANYAGTRSFTASAGPGLSLMTEAIGLAGMTETPLVIIDTQRGGPSTGLPTKQEQSDLMAMIYGTHGEIPKIVLAPSTVEEAFFDTAEAFNLAEEYQCPVIILSDLQLSLGKQTVEPLNYQKVDIRRGKLLQEELPEAEQKAYFKRYEVTEDGISPRVIPGMKHGVHHVTGVEHGETGKPSESPSNRQSQMDKRMRKLNNIRFQTPVHTNAPHEEADLLLIGFNSTRGAIEEAMVRLEAEGLKVSHAHVRLIHPFPAEELRPLIESSKHVLVVENNATGQLANIIKMNVGYPQKIKSLCKYDGNPFQPHHIYTGSKELF; this is encoded by the coding sequence ATGATAGAGCAGCTTTCTTGGAAAGTTGGAGGACAGCAAGGCGAAGGGATTGAGAGCACCGGAGAAATCTTCTCCATGGCTTTAAATCGCTTGGGGTATTTCCTGTATGGGTATCGTCATTTTTCGTCCCGTATTAAGGGTGGTCATACCAATAACAAAATTCGCGTCAGCACAACCCCGGTTCGCGCGGTTGCGGATGATCTAGATATATTAGTTGCCTTTGATCAAGAGACTATAGATGTCAATTATAAAGAATTGCAGGATGGAGGCATCATGATAGCCGATGCCAAGTTTGATCCTGTCAAGCCGGAAGACAGCAGCGCCGATTTCTATGCAGTTCCATTTACTGAAATTGCCACAGAGCTCGGCACATCGCTGATGAAGAACATGGTGGCGGTGGGAGCTACATGCGCAATCATCGATCTTGATCCTCAAGCATTCACAAGCGTGGTGCAGGAGATCTTCGGCCGCAAAGGTGCAACGGTTGTTCAGAAAAATATGGAAGCTGTTCACCGTGGGTACCAATATATGATGAAAGAGCTTGGCGACAATGTGGGAGCAATGAAACTGCGTAAAGCCGATGGCAAGCAGCGGATGTTTATGATCGGCAACGATGCAATTGCGCTTGGTGCTCTTGCCGGAGGCGCACGGTTAATGGCCGCCTATCCCATTACCCCGGCTTCTGAAATCATGGAATATTTAATTAAAAAACTGCCGGAAGTCGGCGGAACTGTAATTCAAACAGAAGACGAAATTGCGGCGGCCACGATGGCCATCGGTGCTAACTATGCCGGTACCCGGTCCTTTACAGCCTCCGCCGGTCCTGGTCTTTCTTTAATGACAGAGGCGATCGGCCTTGCCGGTATGACGGAAACACCGCTTGTGATCATTGATACGCAGCGCGGGGGGCCTTCTACCGGATTGCCAACAAAGCAAGAACAATCCGATTTGATGGCAATGATCTATGGAACACATGGTGAAATCCCGAAAATTGTCCTGGCGCCGAGCACGGTGGAGGAGGCCTTTTTTGATACCGCAGAAGCCTTTAATCTGGCGGAAGAATACCAATGTCCAGTCATCATTTTATCTGATTTACAATTATCTTTGGGCAAGCAGACGGTCGAACCGCTTAATTATCAGAAAGTGGACATTCGCCGAGGCAAATTGCTTCAGGAAGAACTTCCCGAAGCGGAGCAGAAAGCATACTTCAAGCGCTACGAAGTAACAGAAGACGGCATCTCCCCGCGGGTGATACCAGGCATGAAGCATGGGGTGCATCACGTAACAGGAGTTGAGCATGGAGAAACAGGAAAACCGTCTGAGTCTCCTTCCAACCGCCAATCCCAAATGGATAAGCGGATGCGCAAGCTGAATAATATTCGTTTTCAGACACCTGTCCACACAAACGCTCCACACGAGGAAGCGGATTTGCTGCTCATAGGCTTTAATTCTACCCGCGGTGCAATTGAAGAAGCGATGGTTCGCTTAGAAGCGGAAGGGCTGAAAGTCAGCCATGCGCACGTCCGCTTGATTCATCCATTCCCAGCGGAGGAATTGCGGCCGCTGATTGAATCATCCAAACATGTGTTAGTTGTTGAAAACAATGCAACCGGACAGCTGGCAAACATCATTAAAATGAATGTCGGCTATCCGCAAAAAATTAAGAGCCTGTGTAAATATGATGGGAATCCATTCCAGCCGCATCATATTTATACGGGAAGCAAGGAGCTGTTTTAA
- a CDS encoding 2-oxoacid:ferredoxin oxidoreductase subunit beta, whose product MVTFKDFRNDVKPNWCPGCGDFSVQAAIQRAAANIGLTPEKLAVISGIGCSGRISGYIHSYGLHGIHGRALPIAQGVKLANKDLTVIAAGGDGDGFAIGMGHTIHAMRRNIDLTYIIMDNQIYGLTKGQTSPRSAAGFKTKSTPQGAIESALSPMELALASGATFVAQSFSRDLKELTAIIEAGIQHKGFSVINVFSPCVTYNKINTYDWFKEHLTSLSSIEDYDSSNREMAMNVLMEKEGLVTGIIYHDKEKPSYQEMIHGYAEEPLASQDLTLDEDFFNGLVKEFM is encoded by the coding sequence GTGGTGACATTTAAAGATTTCCGCAATGATGTGAAACCCAACTGGTGCCCCGGCTGCGGCGATTTCTCCGTGCAGGCGGCCATCCAGCGGGCGGCTGCTAACATCGGCTTAACACCAGAAAAGCTGGCCGTTATTTCAGGGATCGGATGCTCTGGACGGATTTCAGGCTATATTCATTCTTATGGCCTTCACGGCATCCACGGACGGGCGCTTCCCATTGCTCAAGGCGTGAAGCTGGCCAATAAAGATTTGACAGTGATTGCAGCCGGAGGCGACGGCGATGGCTTTGCGATTGGAATGGGGCACACTATCCATGCGATGAGACGGAATATTGATCTAACCTATATTATTATGGATAACCAAATTTACGGTTTAACAAAAGGGCAGACGTCTCCGCGTTCAGCTGCTGGATTCAAAACGAAGTCCACGCCTCAAGGAGCCATTGAAAGTGCATTATCTCCGATGGAACTGGCGCTTGCAAGCGGGGCCACATTTGTCGCCCAAAGCTTCTCCAGAGATTTGAAAGAGCTGACAGCGATTATAGAAGCAGGTATACAGCATAAAGGCTTTTCTGTTATTAATGTATTCAGTCCATGTGTCACTTATAATAAAATTAACACGTATGATTGGTTTAAAGAACATTTAACAAGCTTATCCTCCATTGAAGATTATGATTCATCGAACCGTGAAATGGCTATGAATGTATTAATGGAGAAAGAAGGGCTTGTCACCGGCATCATTTATCACGATAAGGAAAAGCCGTCCTATCAAGAGATGATCCATGGCTATGCGGAGGAACCATTGGCTTCTCAGGATTTAACGCTGGATGAAGATTTCTTTAACGGACTTGTGAAAGAATTTATGTAA